The Vibrio syngnathi DNA window GCAACATTTCGCCAGCAAGAGCAAGATATGCCTTAGCTCCAGCTGAATATTTGTCGTAGTACATTGCTGGCTTGCCATGACTCGGCGCTTCTGCCAGACGCACATTTCTAGGGATCACAGTTCGGTAAACTTTGCTACCGAAGTGCTTTTTGAGTTGATCAGATACTTCGTTCGATAAGCGGTTACGAGGATCGTACATAGTACGCAGAAGACCTTCGATCTTCAGATTCTCGTTGACCACCGCAGCGAGCTTGCTGATGGTATCCATCAACGCTGTCAAACCTTCCAGAGCAAAGTACTCACATTGCATAGGAACCAATACGGAATCAGCCGCAGCCATCGCATTAATTGTAAGAAGGTTTAGAGAAGGTGGGCAATCGATAAAGATGAAATCATAGTTATCACGAACTGATGCTAGTGCATTTTTAAGGCGAACTTCGCGTGCAAACACTTCCATCAACTTGATTTCTGCTGCTGTAACATCACCATTTGCGGCGATGAGATCATAGTTACCAGATGTACTTCGGCAAACTACCTCATCAAAAGGGGTGTCTTCAACCAGCAAATCGTAAGCAGTTGCTTCAACCTGATACTTGTCGACACCGCTCGCCATAGTGGCATTACCTTGAGGATCGAGGTCAACAACCAATATCTTGCGCTTTGTTGCCGCCATTGATGCTGCCAAGTTAATGCAAGTTGTTGTTTTTCCTACGCCACCCTTCTGGTTGGCAATTGCTACGATTTTACCCACTATGGCCTCGCTGATTATCCCTGACGCGATAAAATAACTAGATGACGCTCTCCATCAAGCTCTGGCACTTGCAAAGCTTTAATGTCTGTCACTGAACACCATTCAGGTAACAGGTCGATTTCGTCTCTAGGATGTTGTCCCTTAAGAGCCAAAAATACACCGGATTGCTCTTTAGGTAAATGGTGACACCACTCTACCATGTCTGTCATTGACGCAAATGCGCGACTGAGCACTGCATCAAACTTTTCTTCTGGTTGAAATTCTTCAACTCGACTTTGAACTGGTATCACATTGTCGATACCCAGCTCATGAATCACTTGCTTGATAAAACGAATACGCTTGCCCAGGCTGTCTAGCAAGTAAAACTCGCAGTCAGGATTCATGATTGAGAGCGGAATCCCAGGAAGACCAGGGCCTGTGCCTACATCAATAAAGCGCTTGCCTTGTAAGTGAGTGCTAACAATGATGCTATCTAAGATATGTTTCACCATCATTTCTTGCGGGTCACGAACTGACGTTAGGTTGTAAGCCTTGTTCCACTTGTTGAGTAACTCAACGTAGCCAACCAATTGGCCACGTTGCTTTTCAGACACTTCAAGTTCAGTCTGGCCAATCAGGTGATCCAATTTTTCGCGTAATGCGCTCATTATGCTTCCTCACCTTTTTTCAACAGGCCGTGTTTTTTCAAATAAACCAATAGAATTGAAATTGCTGCAGGCGTAATACCTGAAATTCGAGAAGCAATACCAATTGAATCAGGCTTAGCAGTCGTTAGTTTAAGAACCACTTCGTTAGACAATCCTTTTACCTTGCTGTAATCGATATCAGCAGGCAGTTTGGTATTTTCATGACGCAGCGATTTTTCAATTTCGTCTTGTTGACGCTGGATATAACCATCGTACTTCACTTGGATCTCAACTTGCTCAGATGCTTGTTGATCTTCCAGCGCAGGACCAAAACGATCCAATGCGGTTAGCTGTGAATAAGTCATTTCAGGGCGACGGAGAAGATCTTCACCGCTCGCTTCACGAGACATCGGTGTTTTTAGAACTTGGTTCAACTGATCAATATCTTCAGATTTTGGATTAATCCAAGTTTCTTTCAGACGTTGACGTTCTTTCTCCATGTTTTCCATCTTCTCATTGAATCGTGTCCAACGAGCATCGTCAACGAGGCCAAGTTCACGTGACTTTTCAGTCAAACGGATATCGGCGTTGTCTTCACGAAGCAGCAAACGGTATTCCGCGCGAGACGTAAACATGCGGTAAGGTTCTTTGGTACCCATGGTAGATAGGTCGTCAATAAGCACGCCCATGTAAGCTTGGTCACGACGCGGACTCCAGCCTTCTTTGCCTTGAGTAAACAAACTTGCATTCAAACCGGCCATCAAACCTTGTGCAGCCGCTTCTTCGTAGCCCGTGGTTCCGTTGATTTGACCCGCAAAGAATAGACCTTTGATGAACTTAGTTTCGTAAGTCAGCTTAAGGTCCCGAGGATCAAAGAAATCATACTCAATCGCATAGCCAGGGCGAACGATATGAGCATTTTCAAAGCCCTTCATCGAACGAACAATTTGAACCTGTACATCAAACGGTAAACTGGTAGAGATACCATTCGGGTATAGCTCATGGGTCGTGAGACCTTCAGGCTCAATGAAAATCTGGTGACTGTTCTTATCAGCAAAACGCATCACTTTGTCTTCTATCGAAGGACAGTAGCGAGGGCCAATACCTTCAATCACACCCGCGTACATTGGGCTGCGATCTAGGTTAGCGCGAATAACGTCATGCGTATTTTCATTGGTATGCGTGATATAGCATGGAATTTGACGAGGTTGTTGAGCTCGACTCCCCATGAACGAGAAAACAGGCGTAGGGTTATCACCGTGCTGAACCTCAAGCTCAGAAAAATCAACGCTACGAGCATCGATACGAGGAGGTGTACCTGTTTTCAGGCGATCAACTCGGAATGGAAGATCACGAAGACGGTCAGCCAGTGCGATCGATGGTGGATCGCCAGCACGGCCGCCTGAAGAACTTTCCATACCAATATGGATCTTCCCGCCTAGGAATGTCCCCACAGTCAAGACCACAGCGCTTGCGCGGAACTTAAGGCCCATCTGAGTTACCACACCCACCACTTGATCCTGCTCAACGATCAAGTCATCAACCGACTGTTGGAATAAAGTCAGGTTTGGCGTGTTTTCAAGAACGTTACGAACAAAGGCTTTGTAAAGTGCGCGGTCAGCTTGTGCACGAGTTGCACGAACTGCAGGGCCTTTTGATGCGTTCAATGTTCTGAACTGAATACCTGCATGATCAATAGCTTGCGCCATTAATCCACCCATAGCATCGACCTCTTTTACCAAGTGGCCCTTACCGATCCCGCCAATGGCTGGGTTACAGGACATTTGTCCTAATGTATCGATATTATGAGTAAGTAATAACGTACTTTGACCAGTACGTGCAGATGCGAGTGCGGCTTCCGTTCCTGCATGGCCACCACCAACAACGATGACGTCAAATTTTTCGTGATAAAGCATGAACCGACCTCAGGTATTCAAACGTTTTCTAGATTGATAAAAAGGAGCGATATTCTACCTGTTTTCATAGCCTGAGAAAACGTTTTTGGGATTTTTCGGAAAAGGGATTTTTAATTAATATAGATAAGATCTTTAAAGAGATCTTTTATTAGATCTATTATTAGGATCGAGGGTATCTGTGGATAAGTCAAAAATGATCAACAAGATCATGGATCTTTTTTGGATCAAATGATGTGATCTAACTTTGATCATGATGAGGATTAGCTGGGATCAAAATGGCTACTTATTCACAGGGGGAAATTGTCCTAAAACTTGTTATTTGGATAACTATAGGTTAATCACCGTATATGTATGATCTTATCCACAGAAGAAATTGAAAATAGATCGCAAATTTTAGATGTTTTTGAAAAAAAGTTATTCACAATCGCGATGTACAGAGACAAAAAAAGCGGCATAAGCCGCTTTTTGAGAGAAGAGAGGGGTTAAAACTGGTTACTATGATCGTTAAACCACTCTTCAGCGGCGTCTTCTGGCACCGGAGTTTCAAGTATATCGATGGTAAAACAGGCTGAAATAGGGTGAGCTCCGAGTTCTTCCAGTTGGCTGTGGACTGATTTACCCGCCAAACAGAAGGTATCGTAGCTCGAATCTCCAAGCGCCACGACAGCAAAGCGAACCTGGCTTAAATCTGGAGATTGC harbors:
- a CDS encoding ParA family protein, with the translated sequence MGKIVAIANQKGGVGKTTTCINLAASMAATKRKILVVDLDPQGNATMASGVDKYQVEATAYDLLVEDTPFDEVVCRSTSGNYDLIAANGDVTAAEIKLMEVFAREVRLKNALASVRDNYDFIFIDCPPSLNLLTINAMAAADSVLVPMQCEYFALEGLTALMDTISKLAAVVNENLKIEGLLRTMYDPRNRLSNEVSDQLKKHFGSKVYRTVIPRNVRLAEAPSHGKPAMYYDKYSAGAKAYLALAGEMLRREEVPVSV
- the rsmG gene encoding 16S rRNA (guanine(527)-N(7))-methyltransferase RsmG, whose protein sequence is MSALREKLDHLIGQTELEVSEKQRGQLVGYVELLNKWNKAYNLTSVRDPQEMMVKHILDSIIVSTHLQGKRFIDVGTGPGLPGIPLSIMNPDCEFYLLDSLGKRIRFIKQVIHELGIDNVIPVQSRVEEFQPEEKFDAVLSRAFASMTDMVEWCHHLPKEQSGVFLALKGQHPRDEIDLLPEWCSVTDIKALQVPELDGERHLVILSRQG
- the mnmG gene encoding tRNA uridine-5-carboxymethylaminomethyl(34) synthesis enzyme MnmG; protein product: MLYHEKFDVIVVGGGHAGTEAALASARTGQSTLLLTHNIDTLGQMSCNPAIGGIGKGHLVKEVDAMGGLMAQAIDHAGIQFRTLNASKGPAVRATRAQADRALYKAFVRNVLENTPNLTLFQQSVDDLIVEQDQVVGVVTQMGLKFRASAVVLTVGTFLGGKIHIGMESSSGGRAGDPPSIALADRLRDLPFRVDRLKTGTPPRIDARSVDFSELEVQHGDNPTPVFSFMGSRAQQPRQIPCYITHTNENTHDVIRANLDRSPMYAGVIEGIGPRYCPSIEDKVMRFADKNSHQIFIEPEGLTTHELYPNGISTSLPFDVQVQIVRSMKGFENAHIVRPGYAIEYDFFDPRDLKLTYETKFIKGLFFAGQINGTTGYEEAAAQGLMAGLNASLFTQGKEGWSPRRDQAYMGVLIDDLSTMGTKEPYRMFTSRAEYRLLLREDNADIRLTEKSRELGLVDDARWTRFNEKMENMEKERQRLKETWINPKSEDIDQLNQVLKTPMSREASGEDLLRRPEMTYSQLTALDRFGPALEDQQASEQVEIQVKYDGYIQRQQDEIEKSLRHENTKLPADIDYSKVKGLSNEVVLKLTTAKPDSIGIASRISGITPAAISILLVYLKKHGLLKKGEEA
- the mioC gene encoding FMN-binding protein MioC — protein: MIHIITGSTLGGAEYVGDHLNDLLEEQGHEITLHNQPEYNEIPQQDVWLLVTSTHGAGEFPDNIKPFINALTQQSPDLSQVRFAVVALGDSSYDTFCLAGKSVHSQLEELGAHPISACFTIDILETPVPEDAAEEWFNDHSNQF